The Rhodamnia argentea isolate NSW1041297 chromosome 7, ASM2092103v1, whole genome shotgun sequence genome contains the following window.
AAGCTTGGAAGAGCATACAAATCAAAAAGAGAATCCCTACCCTGAATGGTTCCAAGTCGTATCTGTAATAAGGATTTCTGCTGAGGTGCATGTTCTGACGCTCATAATTTCGAGGTTCAATAACTTCCTTCTCAATCAGTTTCCACCGTTCATGAAAAGGGCGCTGCACAATGTTCAGGAACCACGTCACACTTTTTATTaagttcacaaaataaaataccaTTGAAGAAAATGCGCGCTCAAAAATTAGCAGTGGGGTGCAGCAAGGAAATGTGATAACTCTGAGAGGATAAACTAAACATTAGCTGCCTATTGGTCAGTACTATACCAGGAAGGGAGCCAAACAGAAAGGATACAGCCAGACAAATTACTAATGATTAAGCACATAACAAAGTCAAAAAAGCAGTGTCATGCCACCTGACATCATATTTATACATCATTGTCACATAGGCCCAGCACAATCGATTGCAACTAACTTTTCGACAATGAAGTAATAATCATCCTACCTCTACAACAGAAACATAATTAATTGCCATCAGATCATAAATAAGGTATCTCCTCTCCTGCTTCTGTGAGTCTGGCATAGTGTCAATGATCATCTCACCATCCAGTAGCGTAAAGTGGTGAGTTTTCTCGCCTAGAGCCTTCAAAACCGAAGAATGTAATGTCAAACATGATGCATACCTCTTAAACCGCAAACACCCCCCCTCTCCCCTTCCCCTTCTCTTCCCcaactgagaaaaaaaaaaagaattaaagggGACAGAGATAGTTCcatacctctttttttttcgggtcgGAGTTCCATACCTCATTTGGTCTGCAAGGAAATCTCATCTGAACCCTTCTAACATTAAAGCTTCTATCGATCAGATAACATCCATCAACAGTTATTAGCATCATATAACGGGTTCCATCAGCCTTCCATGTTGCATAATAGTACCTCTGCCTTAGAAGTTGCAAATTCTCCCTGCATGCAATTAAGCACATAATTCTTATCATGGACAACAACGGCATCAGCAAAGCCAAAGCTATGCCAAAGCCAAAACATAGTGTCTTTTATTGGCACTCAAAGCCAGACAGTTCTAAAAATTATTAGCAATGAAAGGGCTATCGGTATCTGCCAGGTTAGTACTATTAGGCAATACAATGCTTAAACATGCTTCATCAAAAATTGACTAATCCCCTATAGCTATAAAGCAGCATAATTTGTTACGTTTGTTTCAAGGACAATGATTTGTGGGAAATTGCTTTCTTCAAGTTCGTATGTttgtttgggggaaaaaaatcagTCTAGGAAAATGATATCGCTCAACAGAAAACTCTAGCTCATTTACATAGAAAATTACTTCTCCAAATTAAAACCGGAAATCATTCTCCCAAAACACACGAAAGAGTCATGTCACTTGCGATTCTTCCAGCACCAGCCCCAGAAGTCTtcttccattctctctctctctctggctctTTGTGCGTGTGCTACGTCAGTTGGATCCTTAATTTCAGTGTGCCTACCTTTCTGCTTAACAAATTGGCTCAATGGGCATCTcactccccctccctccctccctctcacccacacacacacaccctaTTTTCATTGAGCCCCATGATTTCTTCTGCTCAATACGTTTTTTGGCCAGGACAAGATATACGGATCTTATTATTTGTTTGCTCCCTACTGTTGGTTCTATAGATATGTTTGGAGCTGGaagatcaaattggatttgTCATGCTTGTTATAACAAGCACACCAACTGCTTGTGAAAATTTCTCGAAGAGATCTGTAAAATCAAGCAATACAACAAAGtgctccaaaaaagaaaactcattaCCTGACGAAAAACACAAATCATTTTTCTATTCCAAAGACGAAAATACTCATTTCTGTATTTACACCAAACGTAGGAAAATATTACCActtccagaaaaataatttcttaggATTTTCCAATTATATCATATTTTCACTAAAAGAAACGGAGCCTAACTCTTTGCCCAAGTTTCCAGGCTAATATCTTTCTCTGGCTACTTTTgagggagggagaaagagagatgaaagAACACTTTCAGACAAGATTTTCAATGCATCCTGTTTTTTTCCCGAAGAAAGTGCCAGAATGCCTAATAGTAACACAATTATCAAATATTAAGATCAAatatctaacaaaaaaaattaaatgtattTCTGTATCTGTACTTCCAAATAAAACTAGTCTTGAGGACCAAACATAGTAGAACAAGGCATCTATTTTACTTGACTAAACAATTCACATTTAAGCAGTTGTCTAACAGAAACGCTGGTTCTTTGATTAGTATAAGTTAACTTAAGCACTAGCCTGGAAAAAAGAGACATTTCAAGATCAACAGAAATAATGCCACtgcacatttttttattaatatgcAAGCAAGACTGCCTTTATACATCCCTAATTCGGACAATCAAAGCCAGCTTCCACCCAGGACCAAACAGCCAAAGTTCTGGGAAGTAGATGGCTAATTCCCAAGGTCAATCGAACCTCAAACTGGTGACAAAGATAATAAGcctcaaattgaaaaataaaacccaCATTCACCCAAAAGTCATGTTTGGGATAAAAtcattttgcaagttttagacTACGTCAAAGAGTTCTTAGAAAACTGCCCAACAGACCGcaacaaatcaaagaaaatggaCTAACCCCATCCAATCTCCCAAACCAGATTATTTCAGACCTAATAGAATCAAGAATCCTCCTCTTTAATTGCAATTCCAGCAGAAGGCCACAATTTCCTCCGTTGGTAACCTTGAGTCTCCTACACTTAAGAGTCTCCTACAACTTAAGCATGAGGAGGAGTTATTCTCTCCACATCCACCCTCACCCAAGCAATGAGCCTTTATACTGCAACCTACATGAAGGTCGTGCAgcatactaaaaaaaattctcactcTGTCACAGCTACAGATCAAGAAGCCATGATTAAATGACTAGGAGAGGTGTGctgtttgagaaaataaaataaaataactacagATTCTTTACGTAGAACATCATCTAATAAAAACCCAGCCATATATATAGTGCACTCTTGTGTGCGCGCGTGCAtgcaccagagagagagagcatgttcTGACGCGAGAGAAGCCAGTTCGACCGGTTGAACTGCGAATCTTTCTGCAGTTCACTTTTGGTTGAGAAACTGATTTGACCCAGCTCAACCAGAAAACAGATCAACCGGTTCAGATAGGTTCAGCTGGTTTTGGACTTGACTAACAAAATATCAGGAGTCAAACCTCTAACCTCTGTTCACCAGAACAAAGATCCAACAATTAAGCCATGCTCTCGCTCACTCTTGTTTGATGTGTGCCACCCGTACTAATCAAGTTATGGTCAATCGGTCTGAACTCGACTTTCATTCTCTCTCAGCCATTTCATGTTTCCTATGTCTCTAAATTATCAACCTTGGTAGCTAACAACCCGGCAGTTCAACCATTTGAACTGGTCGACAAGCGAACCACTCCTTCCAACAGGACCAGGCACTTCGACTAGCCCACTCAGGTTTAATTTAActgatttcaccaatttaaacaaattatttttctgcTAACAACAGATCTTCAATATCTCAACTGTTATGCATACATTTGTATCATGCAAAATGCAAGTGCACTTCTTCCTTTATTCACGATAAATCTGACAAACATCCATTCAAGATTATTTTCTCATAGAAAAACCCAGTTAGGCAGGCAAGACAAAGCAAAACATAGATCAATCAGCTAGTCAGAAGTTCCACTCTCCAAGCAACAAAAACATATAGATTAACCCATTGTAAGCAAATAACCCTTACACTGCAATCGGAAATTCAGAAATATTGATCTCCCATACTTCCCCTTAGCAGATGAAACTTATATGGGATTTGAGTGAGAATTCAAGTTAAGAACTGCTGATGACTAATGTTAGTGTAATTACATCAGCACATGTACAATAAAGCAAATAGTGAATCTTTCCATGCCCAATtgacttttccaaaaatttcatgcGCTTCAGAATTCAATCAAACCTGTTGAGGGAAACAGGATGGGATCCGGGAAATTGTGAGCCTCCCCTTCCCTGATATTTAGCAAAAGCATCAACAGTGAGTAACATAAAGTTAAGACTTTAGCAATTGCATCACTCACGTTGTTTTCTTTGTCCCCTTCTTAACACATCATTTCTCATGTTCATTAAAATAAGACATCATGCAATAGATGGAAGTTGGAGTGAGGGAGTCCAGCATGGAATTGTTGAAGAGGTGTACAAGGGGCTTCTTACTTGCTAAACAAATCCCCATACATCTGTCAGTAAATGAGACAAATGGGTATATGGAGAAATAATAAAACAAATTAAGATGGCATCATCTACACAGCACATTGGCATAGGAGGGACAATTGAGTTTGACTCCAATGAATGGGATGGGGTTTAGTTTTATATACAGGAAACATGACCAAATTAACTTAACATCTTTCAAACAAACTGATCTGAACATTCATGCAGTGTATTCAAGGCACAAAATAATGTACCATTCATTCCAAAACTCATCCCGTGAGGTTCTAGGGGCATTTGATTATTAAATCCAATCTTCCCCTtgcaacttaagcttttgaacaAGTTCGCATTGGTAACACAATGTCTTCATGGTTTCAGAGCAGGTACCGTGCTTAAATCTATTGAACCCTCCTTAATCATCCCTAATTCTATTAAATTCAGATGCTTGTCATAGGCTAAATCTCAACCATGTGAAGGAAATGTCAGCCCATTTTACTATCCAACCAACTCCACATAATAGCTAAGATTTTTTCAATAAGTCAATCATGACTAGACCATATCCACATATGTAAATATAATGAGCTTGCGAAAGAACAATCACAATAAATCATAGAATGATCTTACCCCCACATTTAGCTTAAGAGTCTTATAGCAGAAATGCCTATAATGATCACTCTGGTCTCTTGGTATTTCATCGCCCAATAGATCATCATTTGTCAGTGGTTTATCGGTCTCATGATTATCCTGTAATAAAAGGACTTGTCAAACGTAGTATAATGaagttaatttcatttttcaaaaatcaatgtTAAAATTTCATATAGAGCAAGATAATTAAAGAAACGAAACCATACATATCCTCAATCATCAAAAGAGCAACAAGGGGCACCTAGAGAAGAGTCCACCATAACTTAAAAGAGAGGTCCTAAAGGACTAATAAGACTGCATATAGACAACACAGCCATTAGACGCATTACCCCTATCCAACCCTTTCAGAAGGGTCAAGTTTCATTTCTACCAATAGACCACACGAGACTGATTGCCAACATGAATCTTACTGGTTTAAGAATTCACCCACTATATAAAAGTTGACCTCTTATCCAGTATAAATTTTCTCTCACGTTGTCTTTCCCATTATGGCTCTCCATGAACATTTCGCAGTAAGATCTTCGACGCATAGAAGAGATTACAAAACTTTACTCATTTCCTACTCCTGCATGGCTGTTTTCTACTACACAAGGACAGCTAAGTTCATCCACCTTCTAAATTGCTACATCATCTGTTACTGACTTCAATTTTACTTCAGCAAAATGGGCCAGCAGCAAAATGGGCCAGGAGAGTCTGGGATAGACTAGGAGAAAAGGGGGAAAGGAAATAAAGAGATGAAAAGGCTAGGTAAAGTGACATTCCAAAACACCATCCAATGTGAAATCCTTTTCTTCCAAATACATAGGAACAAACTACCAGTAGACATATATCTGAACTTCATTCTATCTGATTTTCATGTGAAAATGTCTACACCCTCTTTCGCGATGATCTGCATACTCTGAATTCACAGTGGAAAGTTGCATCTGCAGTTGGTTTCCCCCCAGAAGTGTAAAACCACTGCACATTTGCAACATCTCTAACCTTTGCAGTAAATTCTTGAAAAGAATCTTATTAAGATCACCCACAAGACTGACAAGTCTGACATCAACATGTCCCAATAGCAAAGATTTGAAATAAGAGCAACATATCCCAATGGCATAACTTGactgcaaaaacaaatgaagaaacaAGTGTCGAGGTATGCTGGCAGCATACATAAATGGAAATTACTCATCTCAAATGATTCAGATGGTCCCTTTTTTATGCTAAGTAACAAGAGAATAAGGGCCACACTAGCAGCTCTAATGCTTGACAATATACTCTCCAAAAAGGCCCACAGAAGGTTAAAATTTGATCCAAAATCTTTCATGTGCGATGGAtttaaaaaggggaaaaaaaagaggaagaagaaaattggtCTAATGCTCAGTGCAGAAGCAACTTCTTTTCAATCTAATAGTTTCTTGGACACGTGTTCTCTAAAACTTTATCTAACATGCTAAGAACTGCCACCTGCAGAAGTTTCATGCAAAGATAATTACTATTTACTTCCTGTTCTTACATTCCCAGGAGCAGCTAAATTTCCATCGTCGTCTTCATCAGGCATAGCTTCACCATTAAGATCAAGACCAGAGGACCTCTTCCACTCCGGAGTGGGAGGACAAACGACCATTTCAGGCTTCCTCTCATGATAACATGTATACAATGCCTCGATGTATTTAGGTTTGTAAATCCCAGGAGGACGCGCATCAGCAAATATTTTTATGGCCTACAGTGCAAGTAAGGCATAAGAAACGATTTCAAAAGCCCGCACAAATGAAATTAGGATAGTTGTTACCACCTGTGAGACCGACATCGGCATGGATCTCATCAGATAATTGATAATCATGTATCCTGTACGATTATGACCATGTGTACAGTGGACAAAGACATATTTCTTGGACTCTTTCTGGCGATTTATAAACTGAGTGACCTATGAAAGAATTGGCAAAAGGTAAGTTAGAATTAAATGACAAATAATTAATCGTCATGAGGGAAATTCCTTTCCCAAAATTAAATTCAAGGTGCAAATGATCTCTAAGCAAAATGATGCACAGATGTACGAAGATCAAGTAGAAAATCTTATACAGCCTGTTCAGTGGAAATACAAGAGAGATGATCAACATACAGTTcactgataaaaaaaatgcccaacAGAAAGCCAGCTTGCCTTAGAGGTCCTCCAAGGGTAGTCATTGGCCAACAACAGCACTATCAAAACGCTTTAGTTTCTTATTTTCCATAATTATTTAAACCACCTGAAGGAGTCATTCAAATGTTTTCCTTTATCCGTTCTCTCATGCCAATATGATTACGTTGATAACAACTCTCCGTTGACTTGTAATCATTCACTTGGATTCATCTTGAAGAATAGGTAACAACAGCAAGAACATCCACAACAACAAAAACCAAGCCTCATTCCACCAAGTGGAGTCAGTCCTTTAATCTCCTTGCACTCAAATCTATATCAAGTCTTCGCCAAAATTCAAGCGCTCCATATTTGTTGTTATCCTCTCCTTATAAGTTCTTTTGGGTCCTACTTTACCCCTTTTAACCTGAGCATCCATCACTTATCTGCTCTACTGATAACTTCTATATTATAGCTGCACTTTGTTCTCATTAGGTCCTCCAGTCCATAGAGTACCTGGGctaaaacaaaatcaagaacAGGACAACCTAAGGCAAATATTGCCAGAACAAAATCACTTTGACAAACTATGCAACAACCCAAGACATCATCAACTCCAATGAAGAAAACCAGAAGCTTGTCCACCAAATTTATCCACCCCAACCACCTGTGTAAGAAAAAACATACCTCATTCACGAATTCATTAACAGCTGCAGGCTCTGGAACCTCATGCCGCCCAACACATCGAATCTGGgcccaaaatttaaattttagagATGGAATCAGTTCTCAAACATATTGCTAAACATACGCTTCAAGCTTTAGGCTGATACTTACCTTGACATACTTAATACCGTCTTTCTTCAAATCTGCTGGAGAATAATACTTTGTTGAATTTGTCAAGTCAATCACCAAGCCAATCTATAAAATCCATGGAAGAAGTTTAGATATATAAAAGTTCAAACAAGGAAAGATAACAGCCCCCATATAGGTCTTCATCCACATTAATAACGAGGGCAACATAAAATGAAATGGCAGAGAGGTTTTTCCAGGCTCCGTCGCTTCACTCAAAGCAAActtttactccaaactaatgaATAAATTGAGTAGATGACTCATTTTACATACGTAACTCTCTTCAAGATTCATGTTCTTTCCTTTTAATTGTGAATAAACAGAGTTAGCAATATTTCCTTTGACTCTGACTTGGCTTTTCTTCATGGCCCATCTGACTACACTGGAGACATTtaaccactttttttttatgaattttcaatattGCACTCTTAGCCCCATtttaagaaaagagaaagatgaaGTGTGCTCCATATAAGAAGCATGTCAAACATCTCCCAGCGTTTTGATATACCAAAATATCACCCAATCATGAAATGAAGTTGGCATGTTCACAACGTAATTGTCATGCACACAAGATCCCTTTCCATGCTTCATTTGTCACAGATACTGTGAACATATCAAACCCACAAACAGTATTCCACTAATTCTTCCCTTTCAGTAGCTCCTTTTGTGAGGTCAACCAGACGTGGTGGATAATGCAATTAATGTAAAGCTTGAAATGCATTGCTAACATGAGTTATCTACCCGTTATTTGTAAAAAGAAATTGCACTCACGACATGAAAACCATACTCATCTACTTCTTCGGTGGAgataaatcctcaaaaatccaaatgGTCAGATCAGTAGTATGCCAGGGATAAAACCAAAGACTGAAAGCGGAATCCAAGGGCCTGTATCGTAACACTCCCtagaaagtgtttctgttccgaaagtgttgTCGGAACACTTTCAggacagaaacgcgtatggttgaaaaatgttccaaaagtgttccgggaaaaaagaaaaacttttgaaaccaaaaaaaaaaaaaaaaacttgtttctgagTTTTGgcacactttttagaaacaacttgaggACAAGCTCGTGCAagccaccaccgcccaccattGTCGGCGAGGAGCTGAAGCAGCCGCTGCCGCCCGCTGCTGACCGCCGGTTgcagatccttccttttggtgaaaaaaatgtttttttttgtacttgccaaacgctTTTCTATTCCCagaaatcgtagccgggaacaaaaacacaaaaagatgtttctgttccaaatatgttcccaggaacagaaacgttactaTACACAGCCCAAGTTTTTGCAGTCATATGTTTCACAGCATGAATACTAGTCTGGTATAAGTATTTTACATAACAAAGTAAAATGCCAATGGTCAATAAAGACCTGAACATCTTGGAAATCTGCAACCACGTCCCATAACCCCCACCCCCAAAActcccaaccaaaaaaaaagaattaaaactaAAAGAGAGTTTCTATGGCATAAAGGATGCCATATTATCAGAAAGGAGAATACAGTGCGAATGTAGTCAAAACCAGCCACTTACTCGTCTTCCTAAAACTCTTTGTTGATGTAGAACCTGTTTGAATGAATATCTTTTACCAGGAGGTATGTCAAAGCCCTCACCAAGAGGTGTCTTTGAAGGAATTAAGCAAAATATCTCTTGACCATATGCTGGACAGTCTAACCAACCTGTAAGACCAAAAGACACCAATAAAGTGCTGCTCAGGTGGGTAAAGCCAAttgtgaaaaattgaaaaagaaagccTACACGTTCAAATAGAATGAACATATAGCAATTCCTACCCAAATACATTGTCCAGGTTGACTCCCATAAACATATGAGAGCAAACAATAGATCAAAACTAAAAGGAATTACTTATGCTCCCCCAATCTTCAACAATCAAGGCATATAGGTTCCCATCAGGCCAACCCAATTTCCCTGATGTCCACTCCAGCAACAAAGTAAATTAGAACCGTCCAGGGAACCAATGGAGGGAATGAGATGCGCTTTCACAGGCCATAACTCAATAATTGACCCCAAATTTTTGCAAACCCATAACATAAATTTCCAATGCACTTAATATTGAACAGCATTATTCAGCATCAGGCATTCCTCTTATCAACAGCATATAATGCAAGAGAAACTTTCATTTCCCTAAAGCCTAACAGACCCAAAAAGAACCACAGTTgtgaaaagaaattacaaaGACAAGTTATGGAAAGGTTGTAGCGTGCATAAGGAGAAACTTAAAACGTTTACATCATTATTCCATCACTGAATGAACTATTTTGGTATGCGACCAAGGCGTATAGGAACAATCTGATGCAAAGGTATAGATGGAGCTAAGGTACATCTGTCAAAGAAAACTTGCTTCATAAGTTTCCTCTGGAAATGAAAAGGAATTGAATCCTCGGTCCAAGAGCTAGGGGGCACGATGGACCCACCAACTGAATGACAACAGCCGACATTCTAGCCGAACATGGACTCCAATTTTGCAGCTCCACAATCAACCAAAATTTGATTGGTCTTTCTCCATTCACCAATTCTACTCGATATTAGACCCAAAATCATCCATTCATTTCAAAAAGAGCTCTCACTGGCTGCTTAGTCAGCGATAACAAGTAGTAGTTGATATGATATTTTAAGAGGTTCCAAAGGCTCCACTCAGCTGGCACCTGAAAAAATCCTTCTCATGACCACTAATTTCTATTTAGTCACTCACAGCAAGTAGAACAACAAATACTATTCACGAGTCTAAGCAAATTAATGTGCTTTAGCTCAATGTCCTAAGAATAAGCAGCTCAAACTCAACAAAGGAAATAAATTGTTTCATGAAGGGCACATTGGGTACCTTCT
Protein-coding sequences here:
- the LOC115734900 gene encoding mRNA-capping enzyme-like, which codes for MLVAMDLNALPEEDEETFDPHVEEYSPKSRRIESGLDIANRERDERRKRLKKERSDEKTMTVSQRSSHDQFHQMRHMNNNHRSSNLPHGWLDCPAYGQEIFCLIPSKTPLGEGFDIPPGKRYSFKQVLHQQRVLGRRIGLVIDLTNSTKYYSPADLKKDGIKYVKIRCVGRHEVPEPAAVNEFVNEVTQFINRQKESKKYVFVHCTHGHNRTGYMIINYLMRSMPMSVSQAIKIFADARPPGIYKPKYIEALYTCYHERKPEMVVCPPTPEWKRSSGLDLNGEAMPDEDDDGNLAAPGNDNHETDKPLTNDDLLGDEIPRDQSDHYRHFCYKTLKLNVGGRGGSQFPGSHPVSLNRENLQLLRQRYYYATWKADGTRYMMLITVDGCYLIDRSFNVRRVQMRFPCRPNEVWNSDPKKKEALGEKTHHFTLLDGEMIIDTMPDSQKQERRYLIYDLMAINYVSVVERPFHERWKLIEKEVIEPRNYERQNMHLSRNPYYRYDLEPFRVRRKDFWLLSTVTKLLKEFIPKLSHDADGLIFQGWDDPYVPRTHQGLLKWKYPEMNSVDFLFEVDDDGNELLFLNERGKKKPMEGNRVVFKDGPDPSSYSGKIIECSWDTDEQVWVCMRTRVDKSTPNEFNTYRKVMRSIKDNITEEILLGEINEIIRLPMYADRIRNESKAHMNSARRR